In Flavobacterium luteolum, the DNA window ATGCAGTTTAAAATAATGAAGATCTGCAAAGTAATTTTCGCAGAACTCAAAGGCAACGATCTTTTTCACGGCAGTGAGCTCGATTATATTGAAAGATCTTTTGACAGACTGCTTAACAGCTGCACAGATACTTTAGAAAACCTTTTGGTTCTGAGCACAGATTCAAAACTGGAGCTTAAGGATGATGAGCGCATAGAGCGAATAGATGAGCTTTATGATACGATGATGGATGATTATAATTTTTGTCTGACGTTCAGCAGTCAAGCAAAAATGCTTTCAGATTCCAAAGCGGGAGAGAAATCAGATACTAGGTCTTCAGCTTTCTTATACGGCTTATAAAAGAATTTCTATGAAAAAGATAATTTTTGGAGCATTGCTGATTTTATTCAGCATGCTTCCCTTAAAAACAAATGCACAGTCAGCCGAAATTCAGCAGTTGATCTTAAATATCGAAAAACTCTCTCAGTTCAAAAAGATTTTAACCGATATGAAAAAAGGCTATGAACTTTTATCAGGCGGCTATAAAATGGTAAAAGATATGTCGGAAGGAAACTTCAGTCTTCATAAAACATTTTTGGATGCACTGATGCAGGTCAGCCCAGCTGTAAAAAATTACAAAAGAGTAGGTGAGATAATCAATTTTCAAATCCTTCTGGTCAAAGAAAGCAAGAATGGACTTAGCAGGTTTTTAAAATCCGGAAATTTCAGCCCTAAAGAAATCACATACTTTGAAAAGGTCTACGGCAATCTTTTAAATCAAAGCCTTAGAAATCTAGATGAACTTACCTTGGTCGTGACTGCAGATAAACTCAGAATGTCTGATGATGAAAGGCTCGAAGCGGTAGATAAAATTTATTTAGAAATGCAGGACAAGCTTTTCTTCTTGCGATATTTTAATTCTACATCTAATCTTCTGGCACTTCAGAGAGCAAAAGAAGGAAGTGATATACAGTCATCGAAGTCCTTTTACGAATTAAAAAACTAGAGCGATGAAAGGCTTAAAATTTAAAAAAGAAATTGCTTTAACAGCAATTCTTCTTCTGATGCCTTTTGCAATGTCAGCACAAGGAATTGAAGAAGATATGCAGAGCCTGCATTCAGTCTTAGACCAACTCTATGATGAGATGATGCCAATGTGCAGCAATCTCATTGCAGTAGGGCAGGGTATTGCTGGATTTGGAACCATCTGGTATATCGCATCTCGGGTCTGGCGCCATATCGCAAATGCGGAACCGATTGATTTTTACCCTCTTTTCAGGCCATTTGTAATCGGATTCTGCATTATGATTTTTCCTTCTGTTCTTGCTCTCATCAATGGAGTTATGAAGCCCACTGTTACAGCCACCGCTGCTATGGTTTCAGGCTCCAATAATGCGGTTGCAGTACTGCTAAAAGAAAAAGAAAAGGCAATCAAAGAAACTGATCCTTGGAAAATGTATGTAGGTGCAGCCGGAAACGGTGACCGAGACAAATGGTATAAATATACTCATGACGGTGCTGATCCTTCAGATGAGAGCATGCTGGCTGGAATTGGCAATGATGTAAAGTTTGCTATGGAAAAAGCATCCTACAGCTTTAGAAACTCTGTAAAAGAATGGATGAGCGAGGTGCTCAGAGTTCTCTTTGAAGCGGCAGCTCTCTGCATTGATACCCTCAGGACATTTCAGCTGGTTGTATTATCGATTTTAGGGCCACTGGTTTTTGGAATAGCAGTTTTTGATGGATTTCAGCATACGCTAACAGTTTGGCTGGCGAGATATATAAATATTTATCTCTGGCTTCCTGTTGCCAATATTTTCGGAAGTATTATCGGCAAGATCCAGGAAATGATGCTCAAACTGGATATTTCACAAGTCCAAAGTTCGGGAGATACTTTTTTCAGCAGGACCGATATGGCTTACCTGATCTTTATGATTATCGGCATAATAGGATATTTCACTGTTCCTTCAGTAGCTAATTACATCGTTAATGCAGGAGGAGGAGGGGCTTTGGGGCAAAAGGTCACAAGTATGTTCGGAAACTCGACGGCTTCCGTGGTCAGAAGTTCATCTAATGCTGTGGGAATGGCTGCTGACGCTATGGGAGATGCAGACCGCAGAATGACAAGCAGCATGGCCGCAACAGCTGGAAGCAGCCCTTATTTTGCGGAAAAAGGGAATTTTATGGCAGAAAAACTAAAAGGGAATTCCAATTAACTTTTAAAGGACCGAATATGTTTACCAAAATGAAAAATATTGATTCAGCATTCAGATATGTGAGAGGCTTTACAATGATGGTTATTGTGGGCTGTATATCGATTTGCTGTTATACGGTTTACAAAAGTTTTAAAACAGTAGGCCAGATGCAGGATAAGGTTTATATTCTTGCCAATGGAAAGGCTCTTGAAGCTTTTGCTTCAGAGAGAAAAGATAATATTCCCGTAGAGGCACGAGATCATGTGAAAACATTTCACATGAATTTCTTTACGCTCGATCCTGATGATAAAGTTATTAAAACCAATATAACAAAAGCTCTCTATCTGGCAGATGACAGTGCGAAACGAATTTATGACGATCTGAAAGAGAACAATTTTTATTCTGGAATAATATCAGGTAATATAAGCCAAACTATTCAGATCGACAGCGTAAGTATTGATACAAAAGAATACCCATTTCGGTTTAAATGTTATGCGCGCCAGAATATCGTCCGAACTACCAGTGTTTTGAAAAGAAGCCTGATTACCGAGGGCACTCTTCGAAACGTATCAAGAAGCGACAACAATCCACATGGCTTTTTGATTGAGCGATTTTATACTCTTGAAAATAAAGATCTGGCAGTTGAAAATAGAAAACAGCGATGATGAAGTCTTTATTCAATAAACAGTCTGAGCCTTTTGTATATCATAAATATTATCTGCTGCTGCAGGAAAAGTGGGCAGTCAAGATGAATAGTTTATCGGCGGGAATGTCAAGAAGAAAACTGATCTGCGCACTTGTACTATTCACGCTATTATGTTCAGGCTATCTGATTTATATTCTGTATACATCATTGAAAAAAAGTCCTGAGAAATCCCAAAGCGTGAGCTATGTTTCTAAAATTAAATCAATCAATTAAAAAAATAAAATTATGGAAGAGAAAATAATTTCTGCAGGCGAATCTAAAAAAAGAAAAATGTTTTTGGTGCTTCCACTTATAACACTTCCTTTTATAACATTTTTATTCTACATCTTGGGAGGAGGACAAGCGGAAGTTAAGACAGCTGGGAACGATATTAAAAAGGGATTTAATTTTGAATTGCCTCTGCCCAAATTTAAAGAAGACTCAGCCCTTGACAAAATGAGCTATTATGACCAGGCAGCTGTAGACTCCATTAAACTTCATGAGCAGATTAAAAAAGACCCTAATTATTCAACCGGAAGCTTATCGGATGAAGATATGGATTCTTATTCTAAGGAAGATTATGAAACCGGAAATTTTTCCAAAGAAAGAATAGGTTTTAATTCTACGGCGATTCAGAACAAAAACGAACAAAAAGTTTACGAAAAATTAAGGGCTCTTCAAAAAATAATCAATCAGCCTTCTCCAGTCAATAATTACGGGCAGGACATGAGTGAATTTGAGGATAACAGTTCAGGAATTGACCCTGATGCGGTTAAAAAACTAGAAGGACTCATGTCATCGATGAGCACTCCTCAGGAACCTGATCCCGAACTCCAACAGCTTGGAGGCATGCTTGAGAATATTTTGGATATTCAGCATCCTGAGCGCGTTCAGGATCGCTTAAAGCAGTCCTCAGAGGATAAGAAAGGAAAAGCGCTGAGTGTAAATAAAAAGAAAGAAGAAAATAATATCAGCTCTTTACAGGACAATATTACATATCAGAATGTTCCAAAATCAAACGCTTTTTATTCTCTAAATGAAGATTCAGAACTGGAAGAAACACAAAATTCTGTGCAGGCAGTTATACATGAAACACAGACAATTGTAAACGGATCCGTAGTCAAGCTAAGACTGGCTCATGATATTCTTTTACATGGAACCACGATTCCTAAAAATACATTTTTATATGGAATTGCAGCTTTGAAAGGAGAGAGACTGGAAGTTAAGATTACCAATATCCAATTTAAAAATTCAATTTTCCCAGTCGAACTTGCTGTTTACGATATGGATGGCATAGATGGCATTTACATTCCGGGAGCAATTGACAGAGATGTTGCTAAAGCTTCAGCGGAACGTTCGATTCAGACTTTGGGTCTAACAGGAATCTCAGAATCTTGGGGAGCACAGGCTGCCGGAATGGGAATCGAAGCGGCCAAAAGTCTAATGAGTAAAAAAGTAAAACTCATTAAAGTTGTGGTAAAGGCCGGGTATAAGGTTTTACTATACGATGAGAAACAAAAGGAAGTAAAATAATTAAAAGCTAAAAAAATGAAAAATTTCAATTGGTTGTTTTTGGTTTGTTGGCTCCTGATTGCCCTGCCAAGCTGCGCACAGTTCATAAAGAGAGACACTGGTTTGAATCAGAATGAATTCAAAAATCTGCTTATTGGGTATTCAAAAACCACGAGCATTGTTTTTCCATATGCAATAAAAAGCATTGACAGGGGCAGTCAGGATATTATAATTCAGAAAGCCAAGGGAGTAGAGAATATTTTACTGGTCAAGGCCGCCAAGCAGAATTTTGAACAGACCAATCTGACAGTTGTTACTGCCGATAGCAAACTATACGTCTTTGTGCTGAACTACGATGAAGTTTGTCCAGATCTAAATTATAAAGCAGAGGACTTGGCAGCTGCAAATGATGATGTCTTATTTTCAATTGACAATGAAAACAAGAAGAAAATAGAGCAGTCCGCTTCCCTTGCATTATCAAAGAAGAAAAAGATCAGTTTTGCAAAAAAGTCAAAGTTTCAGATAAGTATTGAAGTAAATGGAATTTTTATTCACGAAGATGTTCTTTATTTAAGAGTTGCTTTTGAAAACAAATCCAAAATTAACTACGATATTGATCAGCTTCGCTTTTTTATAAGAGACCAGAAAAAATCAAAGCGAACTGCATCACAGGAAATAGAAATCCTGCCATTGTTTTCTACGTCATTAGCTTCTGTCATACCCTATAAGTCTGAAGTGATGAAAGTCTATGCACTTGAGAAATTTACCATCCCGGAGAATAAATATCTCACACTTCAACTCATTGAAAAAAGTGGGGGACGGCATTTAGAGCTAAATATTGATAATAATCGAACTGCTAAGGTATCTCCAATTCCTTAAATCGACTCTGATCCTTTTTAAAGAATATTATGATAATCGATTTAACTGAAACTGAAATGATATTGTCGTTTACGGAAGAAATGGCTTCCTATGGTTATCGCTATGTGGCTTTTAACACAGATATAGTAAATAACGCGGATACGATTGAGTTTTTTAGATCATCACCCGATGCCCAGGAATATTGCTTAGTGATGACAAATGATGCTAATTGCTACATAAATAAACCGATTGATCCGCTTCTTGAAGATTTAAGAGCACTTGTGCAGAGCGGATTGGATCTTTCTTTAATTGAAGCGATCGATTTAACTGGATTTGCTCGAAGATTAAGGGATAGAAAAGAATTATTAGAAAATAACTTAAATACAAACAAAATGAATCAGAAAAATTTTGAATACCTGAGAGACCAGTTGAAATATACTGGATTTGGAGAAACGTTCGATGCTGAACTGAAAGCGAACATGATGAAAGGAGACAAGGATTTTAAAATTATGCACACCGGCATTATGAACAATGGATTGCCAAATAAGGACACTTTGACTGTCGAACTGAATTTCAAGAAGTCAGACCAGACCGATTTGTATTTTTTTAATTCCTATCATGTGAATCTGAAAAAAGAAGAAAACAAGCCGGGACTGGAGCAGACTTTTTACATCAATAATGACAGTGGGAGCATAACCATGAAGGAAGCTTATAATTTAATGGAAGGCCGATCAGTAAATAAGGATTTTAGAAGCAAAGAGGGAGAAAGCTATAACTCATGGATTTCTTTAAATTTTAAGGATGCCGACAACAATGGAAACTTTAAGTTTAATCAGTATCATCAGAATTACGGTTATGATTTGGAGGCAAGCATTGCAAAACATTCCATTAAAGAGCTCGATACGCCGCAGTATAAAGAAGATCTTATGAATTCGCTAAAAAAAGGAAACCTTCAGTCTGTAACTTTTGTAGCTGGCGGTGTGGAAAGCAAAATGTATGTGGAGGCAAATCCCCAATTCAAAACTATAAATGTTTATGACGCTAATCTTAATCGAATCAATCAACGTGAAGGCAAGAATCAGAAGCAAGGCGAGTCTGAAGGCCAAAGTTCTGGTAAAGATTTAAATGTCAATCAAGAGAACTCTGACGATAGTGAAAAGACGGATAAAAAAATGCATAGAAAGATAAAATCTAAATCAATATAGATGTGATGGATAATTTAAAACCTTTATCAGCTTTTTTTCTCGCCATTGAAAAAGATTTTCGTATTGGAACCGCACATATCGCTATATATGCGGCACTTCTTCAATTTCGAAATGATAAAGGTTTTACCAATCCAGTTCTGGCTTACAGCATAGAAATCCAACAGATTGCTAAAATATCATCTCCAAAGACTTATCAGAAATGCATGCGCGAACTAGATGAATACGGATATCTGGTGTATGTTCCGACAAGAAATAAAAATAGGCGCAGCAGCATCTATTTTTCCGTGATATGAAAATGTTAAATATCGAAGAAATGAAAGAGGAAAAACTTTTAAAGTTTTTGGGAAAGGCTGCAAAGTTTGACAAGAGGCTACGGTTATTAGAAAATTTATTAGCTTCCTGCCAGACCGGCATCCTGCACATGGATGCTTCAAATGAAAAATGCAAATGCCTATATAATAAAATTGATTTTGCGCAGCTGTTTTATATTTTAATGGATGAAGGGATCCTGTTTTTTGACAAATCAGATGAAAAAACTAACCGAAGCAAGTTTCAGGTTTTCTTGGAAACTAATTTTACATATTCAGGTGATAAGGGCATACAGGTTAGGGTAAAGTCAATAAGCAGACAGATTTCGGAATGCAAAGGATACACCTATAAAGAAAAGCAGCTAACATTTTTAGAAGGTCTTATTGAGAAACTGCAGAAAAGGAAAAGTAAGCTTGAGAACTGGTAGGCATTATAGATGAAAAGTTTAATAAAAATGAAATTTTACACTGATGACAAAGACAGAAAAGAAACTCTCTATTATATTGGGGGTAAAGCAGTTGATTGAGCCAATCTTGTTAAGGCTGGAATCATTGGACTCAAAAATTGGAAGACAAATTCATGATACAGATTCTTTATACTACCGAAATGAAGACTTGAAAAAAAAATTCAAGCTATCCAACAATACGATTATAAAATACAGGCAGACCGGAATTCTCCCTTACACCAGATTAGGAGATATTTTTTTTTACGATAGGAGCAAAATAGATAAGATACTGCAAACCAACGCTAAGTAAATATTATTTTTCGAATAAAATAGTGGTTTAAATCCAATGATTCAGACTATAATCATTGGATTTATTCTTAATGCCGCAGACTCACCTTAGTCACACTTTTCTTTATTTTTTATGAATAATATTTAAGATTATGAGCGTAAAACTAATAATGTAAATTTTTTAGGCTTGTTTATGATGAGGGATTAATTCATTTTTAGTTTTCTGCTAAATTGTGGCGAGGCATTTAATATTGACCCTATAAAAAGAAGAAGAATAGCGATTATTTGAAATCCCTTTATTGAAATAAAATATCCAAATATTATTAAAAGAGCTGATCCGGCCGCACAAAGCAATAGTGGAATATAATTGTTTTTTTTGACTGCCATGCAATATAGCGAATACAAGTTTATTGCTATAAAAACAAGCAGTATTGGAAATAAGTATTTTATGTATGGAGTAAGCTGTATACCGGCAGCACCAAACATGCTCAAATATGCGGCTATGCATAAAGGGCATTTCGGAATAAATAATAGCAAAATGGAAATAATCATAGTCGAGAAGGAACGGGTTGCAGATTTTATTTTTTCAAATGGTTTTCTCAGGCGCTGGTTATATAGTTTTATTTCATTTGAAATTTCTTTAATTATTTCCACGTTGTTTATCTGGCCTCTTTCAAAACGAAGCAAAATTTCTCCGGAGGGATCTAAAAAATATAATTCGATAACATGCCTGTTGACAATATTACCTGCGTAGTTTACACCGAGATCAAAATAATCTGCGACAGAATCAAATTTATCCGTTACTCTCAGCATCTTAAACTGATCACTGAAAGTGACACCTCTTGCTTTACCATATTCTTTTAGCCTGCTAGGATTATCATAAATTGAATCGTAGCTTATGGCAGCTAATTTAATTGGGAGCTCGGAATTCTCGCGATCCAGTTTCCTTTGCAAGTCGGCAAAATTGCTTATGGTCAGTGAGCATTTCAAAGGATTGTCACACCGGGTGTAAAAAAAACAGAGAAGAGTAAACTGTTTCTGGAATATATCGTGAAAATTCATTTTATATCCGTCCTGATCCTCAAAACATATTCTTTTTACATTTCTATTTTTATTTTTTTTCGCACCTTCGGACATTATGCTTATAAAACGACTATAATCAATTGTACAGCAGTCCGTTGGATTTTGCTCATTTTGTTTGATTCTAAAAATTGTCTGCTCTAGTATTTTTGAATTTGCAGTGTTTATTTTACGTTCTGCCAATAACTTCACTAAATCATCCAGTATCGGTACAGAATAAATATCCAGCCAGTCTATAGTTTTCAAAATTTCGTTTACGGCTGATGTTTTATTTACTAATGGATTTTGCTGATAATAAGTATCGAAAGATATATAACTGTCATAATTAAGTATATTTTTCAGAGCAGTTAAAAGCAAGTTCGACATTTCATATTTCCTGCATGACGTTTTTCTTAATGCGGCAGCGGCAGCTGCAACCAGATAAGGTTCTCTGCTGGATTGAAGTTCCTCGTAGATATAGATTAGCGCCGATTCTGGAGTTTCGGAGAACGTAAACGAATATAGAAGAAAGCCGCGCATCCTTATTACATCATTCATGCTCTTTTCCCTATATACTGGATGCTGTTCTTTTAGGAATTCACATAATTTTATGCCAGGCTTTGGAGATAGCCTTAAAATAGAAATAATTTCTACAAAATCAGATTCACTGATAATGCCTGCAGATTTATCAAGAAAACTATAATTATCCATGACTTATTTATTTCCTGGCTGGTTTTTAATAAAAGATTTTATGCCTTTGGAAAGATCTTTAGAAACTTGCTCCTTTTTGATCTCTTTAAGCTTTCCAATGAATTGCTCATCTATTATTTTATTATCAAAATCAGAATCGATGGTTTTAATGGTGAGCGTTCTTATTTGATCATTCTCATTATTATCCAAAATTATATCCTTTGCGATTTTTAAGAAGCCATTGGAATTTTGTTCTTTTAAAGACAGCATGCTGTTTTTGCGTACATCAAAGCGCTCTTTAGAATTATTTGCAACATTCAGAAGCAGACTTTGCGCAAGAGGGTCGCCTGCCAGTAAGAAAGCGGCCTCAGACCTGCTGTCATTGTTGCTTGAGTGTTCAAGGATTTTTCTCAATTCCGGGTAGATTGCGGCATGGTCGTCGTATCCCAGAAGATGAACTGCCAGATCTTCCGGCAGGAAGGCTTCGGCAGGATTTTTTATTCCATTCAAGAGGTTTCGCTGTATAAATTCGTCCTTGTTTTTTGCAAGATAACCGCAGGCTAATTTGCGGATTTCTATATTATTATCACGTATTAGGCCTCTAAAAGTTTCGATTACTTCAGGTTTTAAAAGAGGAAATATCGGTGAGCTAAAAGCTAGAATTTGAATTGTGCGAAATGCTTGTTTTCTTAGGTCTGGGTGAACTTTAGTATTGGCAACAAGCCCCAGAATATATTTAATTTCGTCTTCGTCAACCGAAATTACTTGAGTTAGTTTTGACAAAGCCAGTACCCTCATTCCCGTTGTACTGCTGCTGTCTTTTAGAATATCTAAAGTTTTTTTTGTAGTTTCTTGATCTGTTATCATATCCATTTGGCTTAATGAATGAATAATATCTTTAAAATCTGAAGCTTTTTTAAAATCTTTGATTGCTTCGTTGCTACTATTAAAGTTTTTAGAAATTTCTAATTCTAAATTTTCAAAATGCTTTAATTTAAGAGATCCTGCGATTTCAGCTTGTCCGAGATTTGATATCATAGGTCGATACGGAACAGAATCATAATCAAAAAATAATGGAATACCTGTAATCCTTCCCTGATAGTCGATAGAATCCTCAACTTTAGGTTTTTTGCCTGGATGCAAAGTCAAAGGAGATGCAGGCATTGGCCCACTTGGTGATGTGACGGGTCTTCCATTTCCCTTTAATTCATTCCATGGCCACATTGTATCTTTTAAAAGATCTCCAATTCTATTAGTGAATTGATTATATGCCGCGTTATCAGCTGGATCAAAAAGGCGATTATCTAATGAAAGATCCTGCCATTGCGCCCATAAACGATCAACATTGCAATGCAGCATAAAAAAAAGAGGATCCTGAGGGGCCCTAGAAGCATCACTTATGGCTCCATCAAAAGACATATGAGCATTGCCATGAGGATTGAATTCCATCTGTGCAAAGTCCAAGAAGCCATTTCTTCTGCCTAAAGTTGTCTCGTAACTTTCTACCCTTGCTTTTTCACTTTGAGCATTGAAATCTGGTAATCTTGTTAATGAAGGCTGATTTGCGATGCGCCATTTGCTTAAAGGGTTAGTGGAATCAAACTGAAGCTGTCCTACGGCTGTGGTATTTGGGATTCCCATAAAACTTGTGCTGAAAACTTTTGGTGCAGGCGCTTGGAAATCCCAATAAGGGAGTGCAACGGAAGGCTCGATTTCTTGAAGCTGACGCTCTAAATCCAATAGATACATTCTGTGCCAGGGCAAAAATGATGGGCGTCCATGAATTTCGCGATCAGCAGCTTCATTATGCATGTCAAGGTACTTTTGATATTTGCCGGAGGAATTTAGTTTATAAAAAGCGTTAAGGAAGAGGTCACGCTCATTTGAGGTCAAGTCGTTTGCGTTCTTGCGCAGTCTAATTTTTGTTTTGACTGTTTGAATTGGAGTTCCATTTGAAGATATTTTAATCTCCGCATTGTTGTCTTTAAATGGTTTAATATTGAATTTGGCGCCGATTAAAAAATCGAAAGTCTGATCTTCTGAAGTAACCGTGAAATTTAAAGCAGGTTTTTCTGCAGACTGGATGCCAGTATAAAATGATACTTTTTGCTCAGAAGTTTTGGAATTGGATAATTCAATTACTGAATTTTGTTCGTTCTGAGAAATATCTAGAAACCTTATACTGCATTTTACAGGAGTATATCCAATGTAAAATTCTCCTGAATTTTGTTGGTTAAATGTAAATTCTATTGTCATAATTGGTAAGATTAGTTTTATGCTAATTTAAGAAAAACTTGATATATATATATTATCTTATGTACTGAAAATCAATCAAATAGGTATTTATACGTGAGTAATGACCTACTTATTCGTGTTGGATGCTTTTTGTTGGTAATATCTCTTAATGTAGAAGTTTATTAGTTTGTCAAGCAATCATGGATTATTTCCAAAACTGAAGGCAACTTTTTGAAATTTTTCACTTGATTTATTTTTTGAGATTCCAATTAAGGATCAATTAAGAAACAGGTATATATACTTGTTAATTTGTAAAACCAAAAAATTATATTTGGCCACTAGTACATAGGTTGCGTACAAGCTAAAGTTGGATTTAAATAATAATTGTTTTTTGCTAATTCGCAGATTATTAATTTTTTACAAATAAATGATGACAAGAAAATTACTTTATTTTTTAATTTTATTAAGCACCACACTTTCTGGCCAAAATTCCCAAAAAGCGCCGAACGAAATAACAAGGATTGATGTTTATAACGGTATTTACGAAAAAATAAAAGACAGGCTGGCTATGTATTGTGGGTCAGATGAAAATGACAAGGGAAAAATTTCAAGGGTCGCAACCAGTGATGGAGCTTTTGCCAAACAATCAAGAGTTATATTTAATACAGTCGTGACAGGCAATAAGGATGCCGTAAATAATGGTTCTGCCTTTGCTTATTCGCAAGACAAAGACAAACATAAATTCAGTGCCAACATGACTTTCGCAGATAAGGACTGGAAGCGTGATTTAATTGAAGTGGGCACAAATATCACAAGCGCGGATGATAATTTCAAGTATTATTCAAAAGGCAAATGGTCAAGTGATATTGGTGTCAAAGTAGGGTACAATATGCGTTTGTCTACTTCCCAATATTATATCGACACAACTTGTGCAAATATTAGCGAAGTACGCGAAATAGCCATGCGCGAAAGATTGGCCAAAATAAAAGAGGCCTTGAAATTGAATCGGTCATATTCTGAGCAAAAAAAAGAAATTCAAAAATTGAACGATGACCAGCTTGAGGGACTTAAGTATGACAAAGAAACTGTCAAAACGTATAAAAAAGATATAGATGAACTTTACAAACAGTTGGCTGTTTTGAAAGACATAGAAAAAATTATCGATACAGCCAAAGCTCAAGAAGCTATTGTGTACCGTCAATTTGAAAAGGAATTTAAGGCTAACAAATCTGGGCAGTCGGTATTTGTGGCCACAGAAGAGCAATGGGCGAAAATTAAGAATGCCAGGGATTCAACCGTAACAGCTCATATTAAAGAGTATGTCGACAAAATGCTGACAGAATTTGACGTAAAGAATAATCCCTTTCACGGATATAGGATCTGGTGGTGGAATTTGAATGCCAATGCAGCAAATAGTCCGCTTTCCATCAAAGGTGATACGCTCATGGTTGAAGATATACAGAAGCGCTATACAGGCCGCCTGAAATCCAATATTGAATCTTCTATAAATCTCAGTCATGTAGGATTGCTGACAATTCAATACTTCAAATTTTATACTTCACTAAATCAGCATAGTTTTCTTGATTCGCCAAATCTATTGGATAACATCTTAAAAGTTGTTCCAAATCAAAATGATAATATTTTATATTACAATATAGTAGACGAGGAAAATAATATAATTGCCAGATATGATCATATTAGGGAATCTCAGTACAGTTGGGATATAGGTATTGTCTATTCCATTTTTGGTCTGTTTGACAAAACATTGGGCGCTATAGTGAAAGCGAATTGGAATGTTCCCGCCTTTCATAATATTGGCATCCCATATGACCAGAATTATACTCTTTTGGCAGGTCCAGCTTTTAGGGTGGCAAGCAAATCAGAATGGAGCAGTGCGACATTTACAATTACAACTGGAGTTGAAAGGCAATTGGCTGATGTTGGCGATTGGGGAAACAGGTTTGTGGTTAAGGCTTCAGTGGGAATCCCTTTTACAATATTTGAAAAAAGCAAACCGGAGGCCAAATGATCCTCCTTGGATTTGAAATACTCAACTTTAATGTCAACTAGCGTGCTGATAAATTGAAGAACTAGGTTTGAATCGTAAATTCTGTGCCAGAAAG includes these proteins:
- a CDS encoding tyrosinase family protein, producing MTIEFTFNQQNSGEFYIGYTPVKCSIRFLDISQNEQNSVIELSNSKTSEQKVSFYTGIQSAEKPALNFTVTSEDQTFDFLIGAKFNIKPFKDNNAEIKISSNGTPIQTVKTKIRLRKNANDLTSNERDLFLNAFYKLNSSGKYQKYLDMHNEAADREIHGRPSFLPWHRMYLLDLERQLQEIEPSVALPYWDFQAPAPKVFSTSFMGIPNTTAVGQLQFDSTNPLSKWRIANQPSLTRLPDFNAQSEKARVESYETTLGRRNGFLDFAQMEFNPHGNAHMSFDGAISDASRAPQDPLFFMLHCNVDRLWAQWQDLSLDNRLFDPADNAAYNQFTNRIGDLLKDTMWPWNELKGNGRPVTSPSGPMPASPLTLHPGKKPKVEDSIDYQGRITGIPLFFDYDSVPYRPMISNLGQAEIAGSLKLKHFENLELEISKNFNSSNEAIKDFKKASDFKDIIHSLSQMDMITDQETTKKTLDILKDSSSTTGMRVLALSKLTQVISVDEDEIKYILGLVANTKVHPDLRKQAFRTIQILAFSSPIFPLLKPEVIETFRGLIRDNNIEIRKLACGYLAKNKDEFIQRNLLNGIKNPAEAFLPEDLAVHLLGYDDHAAIYPELRKILEHSSNNDSRSEAAFLLAGDPLAQSLLLNVANNSKERFDVRKNSMLSLKEQNSNGFLKIAKDIILDNNENDQIRTLTIKTIDSDFDNKIIDEQFIGKLKEIKKEQVSKDLSKGIKSFIKNQPGNK